tcataaattaataacataattccGAAACTCTGTCACATcatccaaaaatgtttgcacttaTTCGGTATGAAAATGCCGTTGAACAATTGGTAAGAATGGTAAAAGTAAGGAAAAGTTCCACAAATATAAACCATCGTATGTACCTTTATTGGATTCATAATTAGATTTCTAAAATTCTATGATTCATTTCAGTCTAAACCTACCCTATCGCttagttatacatacataaatgtatatttatacaaaaaatagaCGGAAACGGCATGTTTATTCTCAATGCCGACTGTATTttggaaataatgaaatacgTAATTACTGATTGCCAGTATAATAAGCGTCATGTTAAAATGGGGACTCTGGCCTACAATGACTTAATAAACTTTGTTCTGGCCCACGAATTCTTCGTCGAATTGCTTGCAGGTCATCACAAAATCCTTTACAAGGATCTTGAGTTGGCACTAGCGTGCAGGACAATAAAGCTGCTTTTAGATCTTCGAGTAATTAAGCAATCGAACGGAGGATTTTTCTGGAGATCCTTTCTGAAATCGGTCAGTGAAGAAAGTCCGTTCGATGTTCAACTGTCTTTTCAAGGCTtatacgtacatattaaaataacaggTAGGTAGCGATCTTAAACTCTTAGACttctaaacttaaattaattgcctttaaattgtattttaaggCATCTCATCGGGCCGCACACACCAAGAAACGTTAAAATTTGACTTAACGCTTACTGTAGAAGCATTGGCTGACATTTTCCGCTCCAACCAAAATGTAACCAAGTTGAGCTTCGAAAGCACTGAAGTGCATGGAAGTCTTTCCGATATCATACCCCATTGCGCCAATCTTGAAGAACTGAGTATCACGTTGCATGCAGGAGACGTGGTATCCCAATATGAACCACTAGTAAAGTTGCCCAAtctgaaaaacattttagttacTGGCTTACAAAGAAGCGAGTCGGAATCGCTGTTTTTTAGCAATTTAAGAAAGTGGCACAGGCCATCGAGTCTTCCAGCTTTGACACTAAAAATCGAAGATGACCTAACTGACATTGATCAACCTGTAACGTTTGCCACTTTCAATTCATTACTATGTTTGCGTGTGAACGAAACCAAATCTTATTATGAATGGAATGCAATTTTTAGGGCCGAGTACGATTTATCTGCAATGGAGGACGACAGCAATTCAATAGATGATTCTCTTGCCACCATTAGATTGGGTGAAGGTGTTAAGGTCAAGTTTATAAGGTCTGAAGGTAAACTTGAGTTAAAGTTAGGCGATAATTCAGACATTAGTCAAATGGGATCTTTATCAAAACTGCCCAATCTTACTCGCTTGGTAGTCCAAAATAAGACGTATTGTTCAGAATATCCCGATTCACTTGCCAAATTCCTGCGATCAATGGCTCCAAACGGGTCATTTGCTTTAAAGtcatgtaaaataaattatggacAATTACATCAAGCTGAGATTGAAGAGCTTGCGAAAATAAAGTCACTTCGATTCCTCGCATGCCATTTACACGACGTGCCTGATATAAACTTCAGTCAAATGACAAACTTGCAACACATGAAACTCAATTTCCGCCATAATTATTATCACATTACTTCTAATGTAATCCATAATCTGCTAAGCAAATGCCAGGTGCAAGCAACCATATTCAGTGAACATGTTACAATTACCCTATTGAGGACAGAAAAACGTCTAGAGATTAATCTGTTTAATTGTGAAAACACTGACTTTGCTATTCCCCTTGCCAAACTAAAGGATTTTAATACCCTCGTGATTTCAGGGCGACAGGGATTGGAATATCTTAATATGATCTTCGATGCTTTCGCAGCCAATTTAAGTACGATCGAAGAATTGGATTTATCCGAATTGCGACCTTACAGGTCCGAATTAAATAGAGTACGTTtcgaagatatttccaaagtGACCGAAATTCAAACCATTAGGTCACTTCGATGCTGCTTATCAGATGTGACTGGTGTTCAGAATTTGGCAGATCTACAAAAATTAGAGAACTTGGAAATATACCATTCTGGAGATGGCAATCTTACCGAACTTTTCACAAAACTTGCAgagaaaaatacaattaaatgtataagtaCTGGAAAACTCACCCACGAAGAGGTTTTAAAGATAACCCAAATGAGGTCGATGAAAACTTTGGTGTGTCGTTTATCAAACAAGGATGACCTCAAATTCTTTGCTGAGCTAGCAAACTCCAGTATCGaagaattaaatattatcgaatataatatttcaatatgGGTTGCACCCTCTACGATAAGGAAAAGGCTACTTTGTAAAAAAAAGCTGAATTTTTTTGAAACCGTTGAAGTTACTAAAATAACAGGACTGAAAAGATTATGTGCTGGTTTCGTTGATTTGGAGTGTGCGCAAATATTAGATAGACTACCTCACCTAGAGGACCTAACCATTGGCTATATTGACATGCCACCCAGAACTAATTTGGAAAATCCGCTAAGGGTTCTAGCACTGAAGTCACCATCGACTCTCAAAAAATTGGAGCTTTGCAACTGGATTGGCGAAAGCGAGTGTGAATGTTTGACTCAATTCGAAACATTGGAATCTTTAAAATGTTCATTGCGTAATGAGACGGGCATAGATCATTTGGCCAATATACAAAACCTTAAAGAATTACTTATCCACCGTGCTAGCGATTCGCTTACTAATCTTTTCCGTTCCTTTGCCCAAAAAAGTGATTCCAAGTTGGAGAAACTTCAAGCTCCAGTCACGTGTTCTGATGAGATGCGTGAAATATCAGAGATTAAATCACTAAGAACGCTGAATATTGATTTGACAAAAATGTGTGATAATTTATCAGACCTCAGTGGATTAAATGAACTAAAATCGTTGAGTATAATTGATGGTTGTGgatgtaaattaaatagcGAAAgctttttgccaatttttcgGTATTGTCAAAAGCTTGATCGGGTCGATTTGGGATTATATTATGGGGCGGCTTTAGACTTAGTCTGGCAAGTAAACAATGTTCTGAAATCTATTCGAGATGCCGCAAATCAGAAACCGCTACAGCTAAGAATTTTTAGTGTAACGATTACCCCGAAAATTCATGTAAGTATCCCAAGTGTAAcagaattttcaaattattataaatgatATTCTTGCAGGTGGAAGACATTGATGAGACAATCTTGAACGTTTCTTATTCGTACGAAAAAGACACGGCTGTTTACGAATTAGAATTTAATTCTGATAACGAGGATTCGGACGATTCAGATTCTTTTGACTATTAATAGTTAAACTAATAGTTAACTAACTTTaatcaaaatctaaaaataaaattcccgactatcagattCCGGTACTCAGCTGGTTAAAGTGCGgatgaaaaatttaaaaattttctgaCGTTTCgattaaaattagaaaaaacTATTCAAACGTACCTTTGTAATACACAATgttgtaattataaatatatatataatttttttgcgaaaaaatGGTTGCCTTAATGCCTCAAATATTGTgagtataaaaatgtatatttctaagcccatatacatacattacaCAAACGACATTTCTCGTGCTAAAGCTTACTTCGGCTGCATCCAAAAGACTGTTTAAATAGTTCAAGCCCGTCGATAGCTCTCTGTAAACGCACTTCATATTCCTCGAACTGATCCAACATATCGCTATTGCCGGGATTGGCCTTCTCGTGCACATGATTAGGGATGCCATTTAAAAATCTGGAATTGGAGCTGGCCGACACAAAAGGCACAAAGAAATGGCACATAAGAGCTGCGAGCGCAACTAACTTTGGGCCACCCAGTCGTCTTAGAATAATAAAATCTCGAGACGTCACAAGAAAgctacgtatgtatgtatatggtgAAGTTAAAGCTGATAATCCGAGGTCATGGATTGTTACTTAGGCTTTCAACCTCGATTGGCAGCCAACAGGACTGTAATACAAACCTGTAGGAAATATATTTGCTTAGAGGgttgaatacaaattaatcaGCTTTCAAACTAAATAGCtttgtttaaagaaaatatacttTTGTGCTGACTTGTGATACCTAAACATGTTAAATGTCATTAAATCATTAGATCAGATGTTAACTATTTAGGCACGATACCAGCTTGTAAAGCGTGCCGTATGTTGCCCAAAATCAAACATCTCAAATCAAAAATCTCCATGCTTTAGAAATAACTCCTCACTGGCGATAGCTGGTGGCTACATATGTCATATTCAGACACAACACATGGATGATTGTGgcgttattatacccgttactcgtagagtaaaagggtatactagattcgttgaaaagtatgtaacaggcagaaggaagcgtttccgaccatataaagtatatatatccttgatcaggatcagtagccgagtcgatctgaccatgtccgtctgtccgtccgtctgtccgtatgaacgtcgatatctcaggaactacaaaagctagaaagttgagattaaacatacggactccagggacatagacgcagcgcaagtttgtcgattcatgttgccacgcccactctaacgcccacaaactgcccaaaactgccacgtccacacttttgaaaattgttttgatattttttcatttttgtattagtgttgtaaatttctaacgatttgccaaaaaactttttgccacgcccactctaacgcccacaaaccgccaaaaactgccacgcccacacttttgaaaaatgttttgatattttttcatttttgtattagtcttgtaaatttttatcgatttccaaaaaaactttttgccacgcccactctaacgcccacaaaccgccaaaaactttccttcgcacttccactagctgagtaacgggtatcagatagtcgaggaactcgactatagcgttctctcttgttcatttttatacccgttactcgtagagtaaaagggtatactagattcgttgaaaagtatgtaacaggcagaaggaagcgtttccgaccatataaagtatatatattcttgatcaggatcagtagctgagtcgatctggccatgtccgtctgtccgtctgtccgtccgtctgtccgtatgaacgtcgatatctcaggaactgcaaaagctagaaagttgagattaaacatacggactccagggacatagacgcagcgcaagtttgtcgattcatgttgccacgcccactctaacgcccacaaaccgcccaaaactgccacgtccacacttttgaaaattgttttgatattttttcatttttgtattagtgttgtaaatttctaacgatttgccaaaaaactttttgccacgcccactctaacgcccacaaaccgcccaaaactgccacgcccacacttttgaaaaatgttttgatattttttcatttttgtattagtcttgtaaatttctaacgatttgccaaaaaactttttgccactcccactctaacgccctcaaaccgacaaaaactgtcagtgttgaagattctccttcgcacttccactagctgagtaacgggtatcagatagtcggggaactcgactatagcgttctctcttgttagtGTATCGATTTACCCGAAAATCCATGTAAGTAATCCACGAGTAACAGAATTTTAAAACagaattttcaaaatattgtaaatggTATTCTTGCAGGTGGAAAACATTGATGAGTCAATCTTGTACGTCTCTTATTCGTACGAAACAAATATGGGTGGAGTCGAAATAGAATTTAATTCTGATAACGAGGATTCAGACGATTCGGATTCTTTTGACTATGATTAGTTAAAAcctaatttttaaaaaaatggtcTCACAAAACCTAACAGATAAAACCAGAGATAACGctacagtcgagttccccgactatcagatagcCGTGATTATAATGTGATTCTAAAGgtatatataacttttttgcaaaaaattttttgtcTTAATGCCTCAAATATTGTGAGTATAAAACACTGAATATTTCTCAGCCCATATACAGGGTATTCACCACAACAGACATTTTTCGTACTAAGGCTTACTTCGGTTACATACAAAAGACTTTTCAAATTGCTAAAACTCGTCGATAGCTCTTTGTAAACGCACTTCATATTAATCGGCCAACGTAGTTCCTCGAAGCCCCTAATTTCTAGGATGCTGGCACTGAAAGCGAGTTCAAAAAAGTTCCGGCGCACATGTGACACACACTCTATGGATTCTCTACCGTCCGTGAACTCATTAAATAGAAATCTTGCAAGTTGGATCATTTTGTAGCTGGCCACCACCCGGGTATCCTGTTTGTCCATTAGTTCCTTGAGGACAGAAAAGTTTCCAAATTTGCGCGCCAACACTTGGAGTACGGGGGATGCGCTGGCACCTATTAAAATCATTAAGAAGCGCTGCCAGTTGTGACCGAATTCTCTCTACAAGTCGCgaatattgatatatatattcagattGTCGGATTGATCATCGTTTTAACAGACAATTCGAACTCATGATATAGAGAATCtatagaatttcaataaaactgTGCGGCAGTTCTTTTACGAAAGTGGGTATATCTAATTATACCACGTACTCGCTGGCATTTCGTGGGTTGGACACGACGTCAAGGTTAAAAAAACGTTAGTTAGACCGTAGGGATGCAGATGAGCCAGGGTCTCAAGCCATTTAAATTCTTCCTGGGGCCAAGAAGTACCATTCGAGATGAACTGGGACCATGTGAGCGCCTCGCCTAGGGAAACCACTTTCATGTACTGGCCCACATCACATATATTTCGCGGTGCTCAACGGCAACTGAGGTAGTAACTAAGGACCTTGCCATTTACACTGGATGCATTTAGAAGCGGCGATTGAAAACTCTGTTCATTAGTTCGCCCATTACTTTAAAAAAGTTCTGGTTAACCTGGTTTTCCAGCATTTGTATGATATCGAAATAGGAGTCGTTGGTGTAACGCATGTTCTACTCGCCGCAGGCGTGGTTGTAGTAATTATCACAGGGATTGGCCTCCTCGTCCACATGATTAAGGATGCCATTTAGACGTCTTGTATTAGAGCTGGCCGTTACAAGGGGCGTTTAGTTTAGTGCGAGCGCACTGAAACATTAACCGTCGCATCATAGTCCAGAAATACTATTGTTACGTAGGCTTTATACCTCGATGGCATCCCACAGGACTGTAACCCAAACTTGTTGGAAATACAATTGCATGGAgagtaaaatacaaaataatcacaCTCCATTGCtttgtttaaagaaaatatacctTTACGCTTGCTAAAATCGAATTTCATATATGTTATACAATTATCACACGTGTTATAGTTTGAAACGTGCATCTTGTTTAAAGTATAATTGTCCAATGCGTTATCGCTGAGTGTCTGTTTTCTATAGGCTTATGTTTGCCATTGGGATTTTTAAATCatggtttattttattgttcctGGGAAAAGTTCGCAGTAGCCCCGGTGAAAATTCTGCCTACTTTCAGTCCTTACGtatgattatatttatttccgaATCTTTTATGCTCCAACTCACTACGGTGAAAATTCGTTATGAACCGTCATTTTATGTGGCCAAGTTCATGAGATTATTTTGCGGAGTGCAGCAGTGAggattattaattataaaataattatcatGCATATTGTTCTGGATAGCTATGGCGCTGTTTCTGTCTGTTAAGATGGCCAGTTGAGATATGCCTATCGGGAGGAGATAGTCCAAGGCTTTGTCTATCCCCAGAAGTTCGGATGTTAGAGAGGACAGGattttgtttgcataaaaGCTTTCTGTATGTTTTCAACtagaaattaaaaagattATAAAGGCTACGCTTGGGTTGATAGTTATTAACGGAACCGCCAGTGAAGTTatctcaaatttaatttaagttggtaaaatcctttttttcctGTGGGAAATCTTAGAATATTTTGGCGGAatgtgtttcttttatttatattttcgccACTATTCTCTTCCGGAGTGATCTGAGTGGCGCGCTTGCGGTTCAGGAATTTTTCGCTTCATACATTGTTCTTAAAATGCACCTTTTCTTTATTCACTTTCAGGGTGTTCCGAGATTTTGCTCGCTCGCGATTCCCAGTATTTGCTGACTTTTTCGTCCACTAATCGAacacttatgtatatattttttgttctgcTATTCTTTTTTGATGTCAGCCAAATTTGGGCGGCCTCGCAGTTCTAAGaaatttcagtttctttttcttttttttacttttttgaaaatttgtctTCCTAATCTTTTATTGCTCACTTGCATGCCTGATTTTGGAGTACTTTCTTACATTTCAAAATTAGGCAGAAGCTGCCTTGCGGCTTGCTAGTTACAAAAATCAACTATATGTATTTAACTACATTTCGTTATTAAGTTTAACGAGTAGGTGCTAGCGCTTCAAGGGAGCTATCTCTTCTTGAGAACGAATCCAAACGCTTGCACAACCTGCTCCTAAGATTGCTAATCGCCTAATTAGttgttaatattaaaattatattttaagtaattatattttgaattgcCGAACGACGCGAAATAGTGGTGGAACCGAAATAGTGGTGTGCAATATACACAAGAGTATAAATATATCGATATACAtctgataaataaatatttttattttcatgtttcCTTTTTGCGCACTAACATATGAGGATAATATATTGAGCAGCCTAATAAAAATTGAGTGCAGCAAAGCAATGCGTGTTGGAGCTACATCGAAATTAGATTCGGTCGAATCACTTGGGATCGTTATGACTTGGGGCTGGAACCCGGCTAAGCCGAACATCTGGTGGATGCGAACTCGGCTGTCGCGAGCATGCTTATCAGCTGATTCCCAAGCGGCGATTTAGTGTGTTTACGTTTGCCCAACTTAAGAGTTGACTTTCTCTTGTTTATGTGTTTCTATTGTGAAGTGCACATTGTTCGAAGCTTCTTGTGTTTTTtccaaaagtttgtttatattcggAGATTGTGAGGATTCTAAGCAAAAAATTCTGTTCCCCTTTTATTACCCCAaaggtatttattttgcctacacacattttgttttctacATCGCAACTCACtaatcataaattataaacataatttcCAAAACTGTGTCACATCATCCAAAAAAGTTTGCACTCATTCGGTATGAAAATGGCGTTGAACAATTGGTATGAATGGTAaaggtaaaaaaaagtataaaccATCGCATTTACCTTCATTGGATTCATAATTAGATTCCTATAACTCTATGATTCATTTTAGTCGCAACCTACCTTATCGCTATACAtgaatgtatatgtatacaaaaaatggACGGAAACGGCATGTTTATTCTCAATGCCGACTGTATTttggaaataatgaaatacgTAATTACTGATTGCCAGTATAATAAGCGTCATGTTAAAAGTGGGACTCTTGCCTACGATGATTTAATAAACTTTGTTCTGGCCCACGAATTCTTCGTCGAATTGCTTGCGGATCATCACAAAATCCTTTACAAGGATCTTGAGTTGGTTCTAGCATGCAGGACCGTAAAGCTGCTTATAGATCTTCGAGTGAATAAGCAATCGAACAACGGAGGATTTTTCTGGAGATCCTTTCTGGAATCGGTCAGTGAAGAAAGTCCGTTCGATCTTCAACTGACTTTTCAAGGCTtatacgtacatattaaaataacaggTAAGTAGCAATTCTAAACTCTTAAAGACtcctaaacttaaattaattgcatttaaattctaTTTTAAGGCATCTCATCGGGCCGCACACACCAAGAAACGTTTAAATTTGACTTAACGCTTACTGCAGAAGCATTGGCTGACATTTTCCGCTCCAACCAAAATGTAACCAAGTTAAGCTTTGAAAGCACTGAAGTGCATGGAGGTCTTTCTGATATCATACCCCATTGCGCCAATCTTGAAGAACTGAGTATCACGTTGCATGCAGGAGACGTGGTATCCCAATATGAACCACTAGTAAAGTTGCCCAATCTGAAAAAAATTTTAGTTACTGGCTTACGAAGAAGCAAGTCGGAATCGCTGTTTTTTAGCAGCTTAAGAAAGTGGCACAGGCCATCG
This sequence is a window from Drosophila teissieri strain GT53w chromosome 2R, Prin_Dtei_1.1, whole genome shotgun sequence. Protein-coding genes within it:
- the LOC122613390 gene encoding uncharacterized protein LOC122613390, translated to MFILNADCILEIMKYVITDCQYNKRHVKMGTLAYNDLINFVLAHEFFVELLAGHHKILYKDLELALACRTIKLLLDLRVIKQSNGGFFWRSFLKSVSEESPFDVQLSFQGLYVHIKITGISSGRTHQETLKFDLTLTVEALADIFRSNQNVTKLSFESTEVHGSLSDIIPHCANLEELSITLHAGDVVSQYEPLVKLPNLKNILVTGLQRSESESLFFSNLRKWHRPSSLPALTLKIEDDLTDIDQPVTFATFNSLLCLRVNETKSYYEWNAIFRAEYDLSAMEDDSNSIDDSLATIRLGEGVKVKFIRSEGKLELKLGDNSDISQMGSLSKLPNLTRLVVQNKTYCSEYPDSLAKFLRSMAPNGSFALKSCKINYGQLHQAEIEELAKIKSLRFLACHLHDVPDINFSQMTNLQHMKLNFRHNYYHITSNVIHNLLSKCQVQATIFSEHVTITLLRTEKRLEINLFNCENTDFAIPLAKLKDFNTLVISGRQGLEYLNMIFDAFAANLSTIEELDLSELRPYRSELNRVRFEDISKVTEIQTIRSLRCCLSDVTGVQNLADLQKLENLEIYHSGDGNLTELFTKLAEKNTIKCISTGKLTHEEVLKITQMRSMKTLVCRLSNKDDLKFFAELANSSIEELNIIEYNISIWVAPSTIRKRLLCKKKLNFFETVEVTKITGLKRLCAGFVDLECAQILDRLPHLEDLTIGYIDMPPRTNLENPLRVLALKSPSTLKKLELCNWIGESECECLTQFETLESLKCSLRNETGIDHLANIQNLKELLIHRASDSLTNLFRSFAQKSDSKLEKLQAPVTCSDEMREISEIKSLRTLNIDLTKMCDNLSDLSGLNELKSLSIIDGCGCKLNSESFLPIFRYCQKLDRVDLGLYYGAALDLVWQVNNVLKSIRDAANQKPLQLRIFSVTITPKIHVEDIDETILNVSYSYEKDTAVYELEFNSDNEDSDDSDSFDY